Proteins from a genomic interval of Scomber scombrus chromosome 11, fScoSco1.1, whole genome shotgun sequence:
- the LOC133991092 gene encoding inositol monophosphatase 1-like, whose translation MADWTDCLNFGISIAKQASEVVLTAFHQQKDVKLKSSPADLVTETDQRVEKILISAIRDRFPHHRCIGEESVAAGERVQLTDAPTWIIDPIDGTVNFVHRFPFVAVSIAFTVNQQTQFGIVYSCVEDKLFHAVRGGGAFLNGAPLHASGQEDISRCVVVTEIGAERDDLALSTMTSNIFRLLKLPVHGVRALGTAAVDMCQVATGGADAYYHIGMHCWDIAASSIIVQEAGGVVIDTDGSAFDMMSRRVIAASSSAVANRIAQVVQAFPCRRDDEDPDRCVCGAAAVNGL comes from the exons GTGGTTCTGACAGCGTTCCATCAGCAGAAAGACGTGAAGCTGAAAAGTTCTCCGGCTGATCTGGTGACAGAAACGGACCAAAGAGTCGAGAAGATCCTGATCTCTGCCATCAGGGACCGGTTCCCTCACCACAG gtGCATTGGGGAGGAGTCGGTGGCAGCAGGCGAGCGTGTGCAGCTGACCGACGCTCCAACCTGGATCATCGACCCGATTGACGGAACCGTTAACTTTGTCCACAG gtttCCATTCGTGGCCGTCTCCATCGCCTTCACCGTCAACCAGCAG ACGCAGTTCGGGATCGTGTACAGCTGTGTGGAAGACAAACTGTTCCACGCTGTCAGAGGGGGCGGAGCCTTTCTGAACGGAGCGCCGCTGCACGCCTCTGGACAGGaag ATATCAGCAGGTGTGTGGTGGTGACGGAGATCGGGGCAGAGCGTGATGACCTCGCTCTCTCCACCATGACCTCCAACATCTTCAGACTGCTGAAACTACCTGTCCACGG GGTGCGTGCTCTCGGCACTGCAGCGGTCGACATGTGTCAGGTGGCGACGGGTGGAGCTGATGCATACTACCATATCGGGATGCACTGCTGGGACATCGCTGCCTCCTCCATCATCGTGCAGGAAGCTGGAGGCGTCGTCATAGATACGGACG GCTCGGCGTTCGACATGATGTCCAGGAGAGTCATCGCGGCGAGCTCCTCCGCCGTGGCCAATCGCATCGCTCAGGTGGTCCAGGCGTTCCCCTGTCGCCGTGACGACGAGGATCccgacaggtgtgtgtgtggagccgCAGCTGTGAACGGACTGTAG
- the riok1 gene encoding serine/threonine-protein kinase RIO1 isoform X1, translating to MEVVPGQFDDAEEDSHQSEVRAVQNQVCDVTVPYSEEEEEEEDEDDDDDDDDEDWAWRASGDLTKRYNRTSVNSQMNKQNPTNKALQSSTPSDKALRKYEHKINLDRLNLADSVINKVTTKQKQKDADTFRVKDKSDRATVEQVLDPRTRMILFKMLSRGVITQINGCISTGKEANVYHASTASGESRAIKIYKTSILLFKDRDKYVSGEFRFRHGYCKGNPRKMVRTWAEKEMRNLIRLQTAGIPSPEPLLLRSHVLLMSFIGKENMPAPLLKNAALSESKARELYLQVLQNMRRMFQEARLVHADLSEFNMLYHNGDAYIIDVSQSVEHDHPHALEFLRKDCSNVNEFFVKHDVAVMTVRELFDFVTDPSITCHNIDQYLEKAMEIAAERTLQQRSDQDGVDEEVFMKSYIPRTLTEVSHYERDVDLMKTKEEDLAISGHHDNVLYQTLTGMKKDLSGVQRVPALLEDEHSSSSEEEEEEEEEEKKGENEEEQNEESPMDKKEKKKQVKDAQREKRKTKVPKHVKKRKERVSKMKKGK from the exons ATGGAGGTGGTACCTGGACAGTTTGATGACGCAGAGGAGGACAG CCACCAATCAGAGGTGAGGGCTGTGCAGAATCAGGTGTGTGATGTCACCGTGCCAtacagcgaggaggaggaggaagaggaggatgaagacgatgatgatgatgatgatgatgaagactgGGCGTGGCGAGCATCAGGTGATCTGACCAAACGATACAACAGGACGTCTGTCAACAGTCAG atgaaCAAACAGAATCCGACCAATAAGGCGCTGCAGTCGTCCACGCCGTCCGACAAAGCTCTGAGGAAGTACGAGCACAAGATCAACCTGG ATCGATTGAACCTGGCTGACTCAGTGATCAATAAAGTGACGACGAAGCAGAAGCAGAAAGACGCTGACAC GTTCCGAGTGAAGGACAAATCAGATCGTGCCACGGTGGAACAG gtttTAGATCCTCGAACTCGTATGATTCTGTTTAAGATGCTGAGCCGAGGCGTCATCACCCAGATCAATGGCTGCATCAGCACCGGCAAGGAg GCTAACGTGTACCACGCCAGCACAGCGAGCGGAGAGAGCCGAGCAATAAAAATCTACAAGACGTCGATTCTTCTGTTTAAAGACCGAGATAAATACGTTAGTGGAGAGTTCAG GTTCCGTCACGGTTACTGTAAAGGAAACCCACGGAAGATGGTGAGAACGTGGGCCGAGAAAGAGATGAGGAACCTCATCAG gcTGCAGACGGCGGGGATCCCGAGTCCAGAACCTCTTCTTCTCAGGAGTCACGTTCTGCTGATGAGCTTCattggaaaagaaaacat GCCGGCTCCTCTGCTGAAGAACGCAGCGCTGTCAGAGTCCAAAGCTCGAGAACTTTACCTTCAGGTTCTGCAGAACATGAGGAGAATGTTCCAAGAAGCTCGACTCGTCCACGCTGACCTCAGCGAGTTCAACATGct gTATCATAACGGAGACGCTTACATCATCGATGTGTCACAGTCGGTGGAACACGATCATCCGCACGCGCTCGAGTTCCTGCGAAAGGACTGCAGCAACGTGAacg AGTTCTTCGTGAAACACGACGTCGCCGTTATGACGGTCAGAGAACTTTTTGACTTCGTCACGGATCCGTCGATCACCTGTCACAACATCGATCAATACCTGGAGAAG gcGATGGAGATCGCCGCTGAGCGTACGTTGCAGCAGAGGTCCGATCAGGACGGAGTGGACGAGGAG GTGTTTATGAAGTCGTACATCCCGCGCACGCTGACCGAGGTCAGCCACTACGAGCGAGACGTCGACCTGATGAAGACGAAGGAGGAAGATTTGGCCATCAGTGGTCACCATGACAAC gTTTTGTATCAGACGCTGACCGGAATGAAGAAGGATCTGTCTGGAGTTcagagg gttcCTGCTCTGCTGGAGGACGAACACTCTTCAtcctcagaggaggaggaggaggaggaagaggaggagaagaagggggAGAATGAGGAGGAGCAGAATGAGGAATCCCCGATGGACAAAAAG gagaagaagaagcaggtgAAAGATgctcagagagaaaagaggaaaactaaAGTCCCGAAACAcgtgaagaagaggaaggagagagtgtcCAAGATGAAGAAGGGCAAATGA
- the rpp40 gene encoding ribonuclease P protein subunit p40 codes for MSAEPQRTLRSLLVSERSSFLDDKNRLSAQAQQHHLNYKVSVLLPECSSAPSHLEAALNSFSTFYLIRKLPLYELLDKHFLETAVYQGSVYGLSYRSRIDQENCVCLTPNGRLSLSLDKDSYELLGFEGKPSKFNHRTTSRYVVSVDLTDSCMAPGGRGYQRLLKGLTSRLRLQVDFLLSHPGGGALQSLLSRYDWSEHPPEVSVRSLSHLSCPALLTSDLQSCDPHSLLEWLGAVDADVSCENSSSSFLSTLVCPEPSRTASQSLSVSVCGLLLPKDVLRLVQELRCYLEQSLQVSWVALTVHGFTDSPVSWGHSEHGVVTGGENFYTLLLFQDQTYQLHLSTGAPHTCPP; via the exons ATGAGCGCGGAGCCGCAGAGGACCCTCCGGTCCCTGCTGGTCTCTGAGAGATCCAGCTTCCTGGACGACAAGAACCGGCTGAGTGCGCAGGCGCAGCAGCACCACCTCAACTACAAG GTGTCAGTGCTGCTGCCTGAGTGTAGCTCCGCCCCCTCTCACCTGGAGGCAGCATTGAACAGTTTCAGCACCTTCTACCTGATCAGGAAGCTGCCGCTGTACGAACTACTGGACAAACACTTCCTGGAGACTGCTGTGTACCAGG gaaGTGTGTACGGGCTTTCATACCGGAGCAGAATAGATCAAGAGAACTGTGTCTGTCTCACACCTAACG gtcgcctgtctctctctctggataAGGACTCCTATGAGCTGTTGGGGTTTGAAGGGAAACCTTCGAAATTCAACCACAGAACAACCAGCAGATAtg tAGTATCTGTGGATTTGACGGACAGCTGTATGGCTCCAGGTGGGCGGGGCTACCAGCGGCTGCTCAAAGGTCTGACATCACGGCTCCGGCTGCAGGTGGACTTCCTGTTGAGTCATCcag GGGGCGGGGCTTTGCAGTCCCTACTGTCTCGCTATGATTGGTCGGAGCACCCACCTGAGGTCAGCGTCCGCagcctgtctcacctgtcctgCCCCGCcctgctgacctctgacctgcagTCATGTGACCCACACAGCCTCCTGGAGTGGCTGGGAGCCGTGGACGCTGACGTCAGCTG TGAGAACTCTTCCAGCAGCTTCCTGTCCACACTTGTCTGTCCCGAACCGTCGAGGACAGCGAGCCAATCACTGAGCGTCTCCGTCTGCGGCCTCCTGCTCCCCAAGGATGTCCTCCGCCTCGTCCAGGAGCTCAG GTGTTACCTGGAGCAGAGTCTCCAGGTGTCCTGGGTGGCGTTGACAGTCCATGGGTTCACAGACAGTCCGGTTTCGTGGGGGCACAGCGAGCACGGCGTCGTCACAGGAGGAGAAAACTTctacacactgctgctgttccAGGACCAAACCTACCAGCTGCACCTGTCCACCGGAGCTCCACACACCTGTCCTCCATGa
- the cdyl gene encoding LOW QUALITY PROTEIN: chromodomain Y-like protein (The sequence of the model RefSeq protein was modified relative to this genomic sequence to represent the inferred CDS: deleted 1 base in 1 codon), which yields MATEEFYEVERIVDKRKTKKGRVEYLVRWRGYGSEGDTWEPESHLSTCMIYVHDFNRQTAERQRDGTLLRSTRSSPSLHCGPAHRPPCRPLPGAAARGDIIGDIGSGSTGARDQAKHSDPPLGPAHLPTAGPIRQASVGSRNPLLPDRFGSRLSSASPVGSARRSVDLSKTGIKILVPKSPMNSRLDSEESPREAAHGLEAGAQEAHLVPPEVALLEKPGVQLGPGEERARMGTRPRSQNLLPPPRVPITPAAMRSLSGTGGSALMEAVAANGMSGVQSAVTGATSVTGKRRLEERSAFDKRLRFSVRQTESAYRYRDIVVKKQDGFTHILLSTKSSENNTLNPEVMKEIQSAMATAASDDSKLVLLGAVGSIFCCGLDFLYFIRRLTDDRKKESIKMAETIRTFVNTFIQFRKPIVAAVNGPALGLGAALLPLCDVVWANEKAWFQTPYTSYGQTPDGCSSFTFPRIMGLASANEMLLSGRKLTAQEACSKGLVSQVLWPGTFTQEVMLRVRELVAVDSLVLQESKALLRTTSRGSLQQSNERECEALKRVWGSSQGTDAILQHLQRGTQLC from the exons ATGGCTACGGAAGAGTTCTACGAG GTGGAGCGGATCGTGGATAAGAGGAAGACGAAGAAGGGTCGGGTTGAGTACCTGGTGAGATGGAGAGGTTACGGTTCTGAGGGAGACACCTGGGAGCCTGAGAGCCACCTGAGCACCTGCATGATCTACGTCCACGACTTCAACCGTCAGACCGCCGAGCGGCAGAGAGACGGCACGTTGCTGCGCTCCACCCGCAGCTCGCCCAGCCTGCACTGCGGCCCGGCCCACAGACCGCCCTGCAGGCCTCTGCCGGGCGCCGCGGCTCGCGGCGACATCATCGGTGACATCGGTAGCGGGTCGACGGGGGCCCGCGATCAGGCGAAACACTCCGATCCTCCTCTCGGCCCGGCCCACCTGCCGACCGCCGGACCGATCCGCCAGGCGTCCGTCGGCTCCCGGAACCCCCTGCTGCCCGACAGGTTCGGCTCCAGGCTGTCGTCCGCGTCTCCGGTCGGCTCGGCCCGGCGGAGCGTGGATCTGTCCAAGACCGGCATCAAGATTCTGGTTCCTAAAAGTCCCATGAACAGCCGGCTGGACTCGGAGGAGTCTCCGAGGGAGGCGGCTCACGGTCTGGAAGCCGGAGCGCAGGAGGCTCATCTGGTTCCACCTGAGGTCGCCCTGCTGGAGAAACCCGGAGTCCAACTGGGGCCTGGAGAGGAGAGGGCCCGCATGGGGACCAGACCCCGCAGCCAGAACCTCCTGCCCCCGCCTCGGGTCCCCATCACACCTGCAGCCATGCGCTCCCTCAGCGGGACAG GTGGCTCGGCGCTGATGGAGGCCGTCGCTGCTAACGGGATGTCTGGCGTGCAGAGTGCCGTTACCGGGGCGACCAGCGTGACAGGGAAACGGCGTCTGGAGGAGCGTTCGGCTTTCGACAAACGTCTGCGGTTCAGTGTTCGGCAGACGGAGAGCGCCTACCGGTACCGG GACATCGTGGTGAAGAAACAAGACGGCTTCACTCACATCCTGCTGTCCACCAAGAGCTCCGAGAACAACACGCTGAACCCAGAG gTGATGAAGGAGATCCAGAGCGCCATGGCGACGGCAGCATCGGACGACAGTAAGCTGGTGTTGCTAGGCGCCGTCGGCAGCATCTTCTGCTGCGGACTCGACTTCCTGTACTTCATCCGGCGCCTGACGGACgacaggaagaaagagagcATCAAGATGGCCGAAACCATCCG gaCATTCGTGAACACCTTCATCCAGTTCAGGAAGCCGATCGTGGCGGCGGTGAACGGGCCGGCGCTCGGCCTCGGCGCCGCCCTCCTGCCTCTCTGTGACGTGGTGTGGGCCAATGAGAAGGCCTGGTTCCAGACGCCATACACCTCCTACGGACAGACGCCCGACGGCTGCTCCTCCTTCACCTTCCCCCGCATCATGGGCCTCGCCTCG GCTAACGAGATGTTGCTGAGTGGCAGGAAGCTAACAGCACAGGAAGCGTGTTCTAAAGGTTTGGTGTCTCAGGTTCTTTGGCCAGGAACCttcacacaggaagtgatgctgCGAGTCCGAGAGCTGGTGGCTGTCGACTCACTG GTCCTCCAGGAGTCCAAAGCTCTGCTGAGAACAACCAGTCGCGGTTCTTTGCAGCAAAGCAACGAGCGCGAGTGTGAAGCTCTGAAGAGAGTCTGGGGTTCGTCTCAGGGGACGGACGCCATCCTGCAGCACCTGCAGAGGGGGACCCAGCTCTGCTAG
- the riok1 gene encoding serine/threonine-protein kinase RIO1 isoform X2, producing MNKQNPTNKALQSSTPSDKALRKYEHKINLDRLNLADSVINKVTTKQKQKDADTFRVKDKSDRATVEQVLDPRTRMILFKMLSRGVITQINGCISTGKEANVYHASTASGESRAIKIYKTSILLFKDRDKYVSGEFRFRHGYCKGNPRKMVRTWAEKEMRNLIRLQTAGIPSPEPLLLRSHVLLMSFIGKENMPAPLLKNAALSESKARELYLQVLQNMRRMFQEARLVHADLSEFNMLYHNGDAYIIDVSQSVEHDHPHALEFLRKDCSNVNEFFVKHDVAVMTVRELFDFVTDPSITCHNIDQYLEKAMEIAAERTLQQRSDQDGVDEEVFMKSYIPRTLTEVSHYERDVDLMKTKEEDLAISGHHDNVLYQTLTGMKKDLSGVQRVPALLEDEHSSSSEEEEEEEEEEKKGENEEEQNEESPMDKKEKKKQVKDAQREKRKTKVPKHVKKRKERVSKMKKGK from the exons atgaaCAAACAGAATCCGACCAATAAGGCGCTGCAGTCGTCCACGCCGTCCGACAAAGCTCTGAGGAAGTACGAGCACAAGATCAACCTGG ATCGATTGAACCTGGCTGACTCAGTGATCAATAAAGTGACGACGAAGCAGAAGCAGAAAGACGCTGACAC GTTCCGAGTGAAGGACAAATCAGATCGTGCCACGGTGGAACAG gtttTAGATCCTCGAACTCGTATGATTCTGTTTAAGATGCTGAGCCGAGGCGTCATCACCCAGATCAATGGCTGCATCAGCACCGGCAAGGAg GCTAACGTGTACCACGCCAGCACAGCGAGCGGAGAGAGCCGAGCAATAAAAATCTACAAGACGTCGATTCTTCTGTTTAAAGACCGAGATAAATACGTTAGTGGAGAGTTCAG GTTCCGTCACGGTTACTGTAAAGGAAACCCACGGAAGATGGTGAGAACGTGGGCCGAGAAAGAGATGAGGAACCTCATCAG gcTGCAGACGGCGGGGATCCCGAGTCCAGAACCTCTTCTTCTCAGGAGTCACGTTCTGCTGATGAGCTTCattggaaaagaaaacat GCCGGCTCCTCTGCTGAAGAACGCAGCGCTGTCAGAGTCCAAAGCTCGAGAACTTTACCTTCAGGTTCTGCAGAACATGAGGAGAATGTTCCAAGAAGCTCGACTCGTCCACGCTGACCTCAGCGAGTTCAACATGct gTATCATAACGGAGACGCTTACATCATCGATGTGTCACAGTCGGTGGAACACGATCATCCGCACGCGCTCGAGTTCCTGCGAAAGGACTGCAGCAACGTGAacg AGTTCTTCGTGAAACACGACGTCGCCGTTATGACGGTCAGAGAACTTTTTGACTTCGTCACGGATCCGTCGATCACCTGTCACAACATCGATCAATACCTGGAGAAG gcGATGGAGATCGCCGCTGAGCGTACGTTGCAGCAGAGGTCCGATCAGGACGGAGTGGACGAGGAG GTGTTTATGAAGTCGTACATCCCGCGCACGCTGACCGAGGTCAGCCACTACGAGCGAGACGTCGACCTGATGAAGACGAAGGAGGAAGATTTGGCCATCAGTGGTCACCATGACAAC gTTTTGTATCAGACGCTGACCGGAATGAAGAAGGATCTGTCTGGAGTTcagagg gttcCTGCTCTGCTGGAGGACGAACACTCTTCAtcctcagaggaggaggaggaggaggaagaggaggagaagaagggggAGAATGAGGAGGAGCAGAATGAGGAATCCCCGATGGACAAAAAG gagaagaagaagcaggtgAAAGATgctcagagagaaaagaggaaaactaaAGTCCCGAAACAcgtgaagaagaggaaggagagagtgtcCAAGATGAAGAAGGGCAAATGA